The following proteins are encoded in a genomic region of Streptococcus cristatus AS 1.3089:
- a CDS encoding MucBP domain-containing protein, translated as MSVVNRNQVTDNDTNSNRSLEQMRELGHPNIYDMTGKDPKVVDAEVVKQFLETATEKVKVTKGEDQTAKITIGGAGIEVTKATLKGKNVNEELAVKDGKVDFSKKVPDGDYTISYNFTGVGTVTASVLLDGKEAAKKMDSLKNEGGAVTADFRTVDGKEIPGKSNVTISEAGKEIGNDWQAPEAQKELTVDGDTYILTGKPEAEAGKVTKDTVTLHYIYEKKPDAKKVYSLKFKVLNALTNEQIDQDILVTKGFSGDVYEIKPPTVDGFEVTLKEGEEKGKFAENDLLLTYLAHEKGEEVKAIFVNEKGEEVKKSEIVSKAGALVGKDWAFASDIDTELTVKDTTYVLKAVPEKLEGKVSSDKQTLKFIYKEKEKPTDPKKPEEKPAEPKKEEPKTLPKTSAVKASSVAK; from the coding sequence ATGTCAGTCGTTAATCGTAACCAGGTTACTGATAACGACACTAACTCTAATCGCTCACTAGAACAGATGCGAGAGTTGGGACATCCAAACATCTACGATATGACTGGTAAAGATCCTAAAGTCGTAGATGCTGAGGTAGTTAAACAGTTCTTAGAAACGGCCACTGAAAAGGTGAAAGTAACCAAAGGAGAAGATCAAACAGCTAAGATCACTATTGGTGGTGCAGGAATCGAAGTCACAAAGGCTACTTTGAAAGGTAAAAATGTAAATGAGGAATTAGCCGTCAAAGATGGTAAGGTGGATTTCTCTAAAAAGGTTCCAGATGGGGACTATACAATTTCATATAATTTTACTGGTGTAGGCACAGTCACTGCTTCTGTCTTACTGGATGGGAAAGAAGCAGCTAAGAAAATGGACTCTCTCAAAAATGAAGGTGGAGCTGTGACAGCTGATTTTCGAACAGTAGATGGGAAAGAAATCCCTGGAAAAAGTAATGTCACGATTTCTGAAGCAGGAAAGGAAATTGGCAATGATTGGCAAGCTCCTGAGGCTCAGAAGGAGCTGACGGTAGACGGAGATACTTATATTCTCACTGGAAAACCAGAAGCAGAGGCTGGTAAAGTCACAAAAGATACGGTGACACTGCACTATATCTATGAGAAAAAGCCGGATGCTAAAAAGGTTTATTCTTTAAAATTCAAGGTTCTGAATGCTTTAACGAATGAACAGATTGATCAGGATATTCTTGTGACTAAGGGATTTTCCGGAGATGTTTATGAAATTAAGCCTCCAACTGTTGATGGATTTGAGGTTACTCTCAAAGAAGGCGAAGAGAAAGGGAAGTTTGCAGAAAATGACCTTTTGCTGACTTACTTGGCGCATGAAAAGGGAGAGGAAGTCAAAGCTATCTTCGTCAATGAAAAAGGGGAGGAAGTTAAGAAGTCTGAGATTGTTTCTAAGGCTGGTGCCCTCGTAGGTAAAGATTGGGCATTTGCTTCTGATATTGACACAGAACTTACTGTTAAAGATACGACCTATGTCTTGAAGGCAGTCCCAGAAAAATTGGAAGGAAAGGTTTCTTCTGATAAACAGACACTCAAGTTTATTTATAAGGAAAAAGAGAAGCCTACTGATCCAAAGAAACCAGAAGAAAAACCAGCTGAACCGAAGAAAGAAGAGCCTAAGACATTGCCTAAAACAAGTGCAGTTAAGGCTTCTTCTGTTGCAAAATAG
- a CDS encoding SspB-related isopeptide-forming adhesin: MKSNLDTKAYGSIRKTKRWGTCGVILGLAALMGTAQIAQADEVTDATPAAVANTASNLKDSQSAPTAENQAAIQQANQAEGSVSLSNNTGTLEEAVAKAQAEGVNVVKDATVDKGVTTNLEATQQAQSEIAAAQNEQKKQIDQTTSDYVSQKKKQKQVADTAIANNNAIRAENQALQAAYEQANDAAEKTQEELKKTKEAVKKEFPDAKITETTKSITVDPNSKASYDQYKQAVAAVQNANQQAVADHAAKVKKDAQELAERNKKAEQKLLDKNKEIEAENQKIIDDQKRYEKELAEAEKNKAKDGYATEVIKKFLIFGRENTKNARLVSVSGVEYASIKKVDSLPGDWTKQLRQNWDSSITSDPSEARRAGNGQIYGRIPSGGTAVARYEGLDASYDGKKIVAVEYRYTPKSPYKVNAHFENDPIRTISIGHDQVDKDIEVEMEVRYYGEDGKEILPEKGKPFTFSAASMNSYGEGTSHVEFVRLSSGNKFIPINGSYVKQHGDLLYSKTNLEDGTVGAWDSSESPRAYIGAGIISTEGRIKFSFGVKVNGQNGTPSEWFAFNTDFATTTVTPPSPNKVRPTPPFTPETPKPSELNLQTVALPPKPQPKPEEKVPGKPQPPTVHYNDYKLSAQPQIKKSVQNADGVDVDGKYVAKNSLNKWILNVEALPAGRPKTTSLMAVDPTPSGFKPEVDLIKKDNPNWDIAFDQNNKLTLKATEPLLKAVNGDLSKAYKIAPFVYWGRPQNDAADYVNGFELVVNGGKDEGGYTRKSNIVKISTPGKKNPDPNNPNDPKNPDPTKPNTPKDPNRTAIQPEKHNYNAEGKIVDGKAMAPEATNHYVSKMTNLPYKGDQSAKEAIQRGFGFIEDYPDEAVTPLEGQFKVRDAEGKEVNGLKMYHVLSKDSLTGSLNKMVEDSGISPTGAFYMWVAEKPEEFYQAYVKKGMDLYFHTPMRNKAGFTGEYKNQVHQIQFGNGYYSNIVKNHVSIPKPDKVNKDKAGTVINGKTLTPDTVNYYEVKLDYSKYKGIEPDKAFIKKGFFGVDDFPEEALDIDQSGIQMLDEDGKEVKGLSSKIYSSLAEAPEEVQKAFKAKNKSPKGAIQVFSADDPEAFFESYVKTGKVITLRVPMKIKKEFAEKGGEYQNTAYQIDFGQLYETPTIINQVPKPNPEPKPEPKPEPKTPEGRPQQPIVTTERSLPATGEHASAELLLAGLAMAGAAGLVYGKRKKKEA, encoded by the coding sequence ATGAAATCAAATCTTGATACAAAGGCCTACGGGTCTATCAGAAAAACAAAACGTTGGGGAACCTGTGGTGTGATTCTTGGTCTAGCTGCTCTGATGGGAACGGCTCAGATTGCGCAGGCAGATGAGGTGACAGATGCAACACCAGCAGCCGTTGCCAATACCGCATCTAACTTGAAAGACTCACAGTCAGCGCCAACAGCTGAAAATCAAGCTGCTATCCAGCAAGCAAATCAAGCAGAAGGTTCTGTTTCCTTGTCTAACAACACAGGAACTCTTGAGGAGGCAGTAGCTAAAGCTCAAGCAGAAGGTGTCAACGTGGTAAAAGATGCCACAGTGGATAAAGGAGTAACAACGAATCTTGAAGCGACGCAGCAAGCTCAATCTGAAATTGCAGCAGCTCAAAACGAGCAGAAGAAGCAGATTGATCAAACGACTTCTGATTATGTGAGTCAAAAAAAGAAACAAAAACAGGTAGCTGATACAGCTATTGCTAATAATAATGCAATCAGAGCTGAGAACCAAGCGCTTCAGGCTGCGTATGAACAAGCGAATGATGCAGCTGAAAAGACTCAGGAAGAATTAAAGAAGACCAAGGAAGCGGTGAAAAAGGAATTCCCAGATGCTAAAATCACCGAAACAACGAAAAGCATTACGGTAGATCCAAATTCCAAGGCTTCTTATGATCAATATAAGCAGGCCGTGGCCGCTGTCCAAAATGCCAATCAACAAGCTGTTGCAGACCATGCTGCTAAGGTGAAGAAGGATGCTCAGGAACTTGCCGAACGCAATAAAAAAGCAGAGCAAAAGCTGCTTGATAAAAACAAAGAAATTGAGGCTGAAAATCAAAAAATCATAGATGACCAGAAACGCTATGAGAAAGAATTAGCTGAGGCTGAAAAGAATAAGGCGAAGGATGGATATGCAACTGAAGTTATCAAAAAATTCTTGATTTTTGGCCGTGAAAATACGAAGAATGCTAGACTGGTTAGTGTTTCAGGTGTGGAATATGCATCGATTAAGAAAGTAGATTCCTTGCCTGGTGACTGGACTAAACAACTTCGTCAAAATTGGGATAGCTCAATTACTAGCGATCCTTCTGAGGCTAGACGAGCTGGGAATGGGCAGATCTATGGTCGTATTCCAAGTGGTGGAACTGCTGTAGCTAGGTACGAAGGGCTAGACGCTTCTTATGACGGCAAAAAAATAGTAGCTGTGGAATATCGCTATACACCAAAATCTCCGTACAAAGTCAATGCACACTTTGAAAATGACCCTATTCGGACTATTTCAATCGGTCATGATCAAGTAGATAAAGATATAGAAGTTGAGATGGAAGTCCGTTATTATGGTGAGGATGGGAAAGAAATTCTTCCTGAGAAAGGGAAACCATTTACGTTCTCTGCTGCTTCCATGAATTCCTATGGTGAGGGAACTAGTCACGTTGAGTTTGTCCGTTTGTCATCGGGAAATAAATTTATTCCAATTAATGGCAGCTACGTTAAGCAGCACGGAGATTTGTTGTACTCGAAAACAAACTTGGAGGACGGAACGGTTGGAGCATGGGATTCTTCCGAAAGTCCTAGAGCTTATATTGGCGCAGGGATTATCTCTACCGAAGGACGTATTAAATTTTCATTTGGGGTGAAAGTAAATGGTCAAAATGGTACACCCTCAGAGTGGTTTGCATTTAATACAGACTTTGCGACTACAACAGTAACTCCGCCAAGTCCAAACAAAGTGAGACCGACTCCTCCATTTACTCCGGAAACTCCAAAACCTTCTGAGTTGAATTTGCAGACGGTTGCTTTGCCTCCTAAGCCACAGCCTAAACCGGAAGAAAAGGTTCCAGGAAAGCCACAGCCGCCAACGGTACATTACAACGACTACAAGTTGTCAGCGCAACCACAGATTAAAAAATCTGTCCAGAATGCGGATGGTGTGGATGTTGATGGGAAATATGTGGCTAAGAATAGCCTAAATAAGTGGATTCTCAACGTAGAAGCTCTTCCTGCTGGTCGCCCTAAGACGACTAGTCTGATGGCGGTTGATCCTACTCCAAGTGGCTTTAAACCTGAAGTCGATCTGATCAAGAAGGACAATCCAAATTGGGATATTGCTTTTGATCAAAACAATAAACTCACCCTTAAAGCAACAGAACCTTTGCTGAAGGCGGTTAATGGGGATCTAAGTAAGGCTTATAAGATCGCTCCATTTGTTTATTGGGGAAGACCGCAGAATGATGCGGCCGACTATGTAAACGGCTTTGAGCTGGTAGTAAATGGCGGGAAGGATGAGGGCGGTTATACTCGCAAGAGTAATATCGTTAAAATCTCAACACCAGGGAAAAAGAATCCAGACCCTAATAATCCAAACGATCCGAAGAATCCAGATCCGACTAAGCCAAATACTCCCAAGGATCCAAACCGTACCGCAATTCAACCTGAAAAGCATAATTATAATGCCGAAGGTAAAATCGTAGATGGAAAGGCTATGGCTCCTGAAGCGACCAATCACTATGTGTCTAAAATGACTAACCTTCCATACAAGGGAGATCAGTCAGCTAAGGAAGCGATTCAACGTGGCTTTGGTTTCATTGAGGATTATCCGGATGAGGCGGTAACTCCACTGGAAGGCCAATTCAAGGTTCGGGATGCTGAAGGAAAGGAAGTAAATGGGCTTAAAATGTACCATGTGCTTTCTAAAGATTCTTTGACTGGTTCACTGAATAAGATGGTAGAAGATTCTGGTATTTCTCCAACAGGAGCTTTCTATATGTGGGTGGCTGAGAAGCCGGAAGAATTCTATCAGGCCTATGTTAAGAAAGGGATGGATTTGTACTTCCATACCCCGATGAGAAATAAAGCTGGTTTTACTGGCGAGTACAAAAACCAGGTGCATCAGATCCAGTTCGGAAATGGTTACTATTCGAATATCGTTAAGAACCATGTTTCTATTCCAAAACCAGACAAGGTTAATAAGGATAAGGCTGGTACGGTGATCAATGGCAAGACCTTGACTCCAGACACCGTTAACTACTATGAAGTGAAGCTGGACTACTCTAAATATAAGGGAATTGAGCCGGATAAGGCCTTTATCAAAAAAGGTTTCTTCGGGGTGGATGACTTCCCAGAAGAAGCACTGGACATTGATCAGTCAGGAATTCAGATGCTGGATGAAGACGGAAAAGAAGTTAAAGGACTTTCTTCTAAGATCTACTCTAGCCTGGCAGAAGCACCAGAAGAGGTTCAAAAAGCATTTAAAGCTAAGAACAAATCTCCGAAGGGTGCCATTCAAGTCTTTAGCGCAGATGATCCGGAAGCTTTCTTTGAATCTTATGTTAAGACTGGAAAGGTCATTACCTTACGAGTTCCAATGAAGATCAAGAAAGAGTTTGCGGAAAAAGGTGGCGAGTATCAGAATACAGCTTATCAGATTGATTTTGGTCAGCTGTATGAAACACCAACGATCATTAATCAGGTTCCAAAACCAAATCCAGAACCAAAACCGGAACCAAAACCGGAACCAAAAACTCCTGAAGGTCGTCCTCAACAACCAATTGTTACGACAGAACGGAGCTTGCCAGCAACAGGGGAACACGCTTCTGCAGAATTGCTGCTGGCTGGTTTGGCAATGGCTGGTGCTGCTGGCTTAGTCTATGGCAAACGTAAGAAAAAAGAGGCTTAG